One Gloeobacter morelensis MG652769 DNA window includes the following coding sequences:
- a CDS encoding peroxiredoxin — translation MRKLLLKSSLLLALLLAGPPAALLAAPRVGEAAPAFELPVAAGKKISLKDFQGKWLVLYFYPKDMTSGCTIEAQRFQKDLAQYKQLGAEIVGVSADALDSHSMFSKKEGLTFLLASDVGGKVAKAYDSWYGLGDMGMAARNTYLIDPQGRVAKVFSNVDPTGHSREVLSTLKQIQAKAQR, via the coding sequence ATGCGTAAATTGCTGCTGAAATCCTCTTTGCTCCTGGCGCTCCTGCTTGCGGGTCCGCCGGCGGCTCTGCTGGCCGCTCCCCGGGTGGGCGAGGCCGCCCCCGCCTTCGAGCTGCCGGTGGCAGCGGGCAAAAAAATCTCGCTCAAAGACTTCCAGGGCAAGTGGCTGGTGCTCTACTTCTACCCCAAGGACATGACCAGCGGCTGCACCATCGAAGCGCAGCGCTTTCAAAAAGACCTGGCTCAGTACAAGCAGCTGGGCGCCGAGATTGTCGGAGTGAGCGCCGACGCCCTCGACTCCCACAGCATGTTCAGCAAAAAAGAGGGTCTCACCTTCTTGCTCGCCTCCGATGTGGGGGGCAAGGTGGCCAAGGCCTACGACTCCTGGTATGGCCTGGGCGATATGGGCATGGCGGCCCGCAACACCTACCTTATCGACCCCCAGGGGCGGGTGGCGAAGGTCTTCTCCAATGTCGACCCGACCGGCCATAGCCGGGAGGTGCTCTCTACCCTCAAGCAAATCCAAGCCAAGGCACAGCGCTGA
- a CDS encoding thioredoxin domain-containing protein: MRRRLLVGALATAAGWPAAASVGKPQLLEFWASWCGVCRAMEPTMAALKERWGKQVDIRIVDVDEPENAALVRRYKIFGTATFVLLDGRGKETYRGSGQIPQAVFESEFKKVL; encoded by the coding sequence ATGAGACGCAGGTTGCTGGTGGGGGCTTTGGCGACGGCGGCGGGGTGGCCCGCAGCGGCCAGTGTCGGCAAGCCGCAACTGCTCGAATTTTGGGCCTCCTGGTGCGGCGTGTGCCGGGCTATGGAGCCAACGATGGCGGCTCTGAAGGAGCGCTGGGGCAAGCAGGTGGATATCCGCATCGTCGATGTGGACGAACCCGAAAATGCCGCCCTGGTGCGCCGGTACAAGATTTTTGGAACGGCGACTTTTGTGTTGCTCGACGGCCGGGGCAAAGAAACCTACCGCGGCAGCGGGCAGATTCCCCAGGCGGTTTTCGAGTCCGAGTTCAAAAAAGTGCTTTGA
- a CDS encoding YajQ family cyclic di-GMP-binding protein: MAAQTYSFDVVSDFDRQELVNAVDQALREINSRYDLKDTKSEITLEEEQIVINTASELSLNAIYDVLCTKAAKRNLSLKIFAPGKVESASGNRVRQSVALQRGLSQELAKQITKLIRDNTKTTPQIQGDAVRVSSKSRDDLQTVIQLLKSQDYPVPLQFTNYR, translated from the coding sequence ATGGCTGCCCAAACCTATTCATTCGATGTGGTCTCCGATTTTGACCGCCAGGAGCTGGTCAACGCCGTCGACCAAGCCCTGCGCGAGATCAACAGCCGCTACGACCTCAAAGACACCAAGTCGGAAATCACCCTCGAAGAGGAGCAGATCGTCATCAACACCGCGAGCGAACTGAGCCTCAACGCCATCTACGACGTACTCTGCACCAAGGCCGCCAAGCGCAACCTCTCGCTGAAGATTTTTGCACCGGGCAAGGTGGAGAGCGCCTCGGGCAACCGGGTGCGCCAGAGCGTCGCGTTGCAGCGCGGTCTGAGCCAGGAGTTGGCCAAGCAGATTACCAAGCTCATCCGCGACAACACCAAGACCACCCCGCAGATCCAGGGGGACGCCGTGCGGGTGAGCAGCAAGAGCCGCGACGATCTGCAGACGGTCATCCAGCTGCTCAAAAGCCAGGACTACCCGGTGCCGCTGCAGTTTACCAACTACCGTTGA
- a CDS encoding class I SAM-dependent methyltransferase: protein MPAYRWFAAAFGALLLVSCGPRLVTAQTERPVSEPYTGSTNIFEYPGRDQRLQIDRVMDELQIQAGKTVADIGAGGGWFAVRAARRVRPGGRVYAVEINDKFLATIATRARREGYDNIETVLGEPGDPKLPKGSVDAVLLLKTYHEVADPVALLKNTRLALKPGGLVGIIDRNGTGGDHGLDRSVVIKEAKIAGFELVRSFDFVKADEQDYFLIFKATAS from the coding sequence GTGCCCGCTTACCGTTGGTTCGCCGCCGCCTTTGGGGCGTTGCTGCTTGTTTCTTGCGGCCCGCGCCTGGTGACCGCCCAGACCGAGCGCCCTGTGAGCGAACCCTACACCGGCAGCACGAACATTTTCGAGTACCCGGGCCGCGACCAGCGCCTGCAGATTGACCGCGTCATGGACGAGCTGCAGATCCAAGCGGGCAAAACCGTCGCCGACATCGGCGCGGGGGGCGGCTGGTTTGCCGTGCGCGCCGCCCGGCGCGTCCGCCCGGGGGGCAGGGTCTACGCCGTCGAAATCAACGACAAATTTCTCGCAACGATCGCGACGCGCGCCCGGCGCGAGGGCTACGACAATATCGAGACGGTGCTCGGCGAACCTGGCGACCCGAAACTGCCCAAGGGGAGCGTCGATGCGGTGCTGCTCCTCAAGACCTACCACGAGGTGGCCGACCCGGTAGCCCTGCTCAAGAACACCCGCCTTGCCCTCAAACCCGGCGGCCTAGTCGGGATTATCGACCGCAACGGCACCGGCGGCGACCACGGCCTCGATCGCAGCGTCGTCATCAAAGAAGCCAAGATCGCCGGATTCGAACTGGTGCGCAGCTTCGACTTCGTCAAAGCCGACGAGCAGGACTACTTTTTGATCTTCAAAGCCACAGCCTCATGA
- the hisG gene encoding ATP phosphoribosyltransferase — MSITIALPKGALLKGTIARLQAIGIDFGEFLETSNRLLRLKDRSERYEGLLVRAQDVPVYVAYGQAQVGVVGFDILKEKQLPVAQVADLGFGYCRLSVAVKGDSPYRGVQDLPAHCRVASKFTTCARSYFEERELPVELIPLYGSVELAPLTGMAEAIVDLVSTGRTLKDNGLIEIEKIFDSTARLIAHPLSYRLGRVGLHELLGQIQTAAVPA; from the coding sequence ATGAGTATCACCATCGCCTTACCCAAAGGGGCCTTGCTCAAGGGCACGATCGCCCGTTTGCAGGCCATCGGCATCGATTTTGGCGAATTTCTCGAAACCTCCAACCGGCTGTTGCGCCTCAAAGATCGTTCAGAGCGTTATGAAGGCTTGCTGGTGCGCGCCCAGGATGTGCCGGTGTACGTCGCCTACGGCCAGGCCCAGGTGGGGGTGGTGGGTTTTGACATCCTCAAAGAAAAACAACTGCCCGTCGCCCAAGTGGCGGATCTGGGTTTTGGCTACTGCCGCCTGTCGGTAGCGGTCAAAGGGGACAGTCCCTACCGCGGCGTGCAGGATCTGCCCGCCCACTGCCGGGTGGCCTCCAAATTCACCACCTGCGCCAGGAGCTATTTCGAGGAGCGCGAACTACCCGTCGAGCTGATTCCGCTCTATGGCTCGGTGGAACTCGCCCCGCTCACCGGCATGGCCGAGGCGATCGTGGATCTGGTGTCCACGGGCCGCACCCTCAAGGACAACGGTCTTATCGAAATCGAAAAAATCTTCGACAGCACCGCCCGGCTGATTGCCCATCCGCTCAGTTATCGGCTGGGACGGGTCGGTCTGCACGAACTGTTGGGCCAGATCCAGACGGCGGCGGTCCCGGCCTAG
- a CDS encoding GNAT family N-acetyltransferase, whose amino-acid sequence MLIRPVHYRDLDSVRKLYDQTSGCAALASQDVLQPLRGIHRLYGPVKLLSLFRNPMQHVFCLHVAQLEGQIVGLVQVRPVNVGYTTWQVEHIAVADAVRGQGIGTQLLSHVFEYYRPEARNWMAEVDIHNRQALALYRQNGFQSLAQLCYWQISPAILADLARCEKPPLNFFKPVSNADAALICQLDTATMPPIVRQIFDRHPSDFHRSVVTRTFEAAVRSFNQTLRVAQFVYEPQRKAAIGSFELILSTTGLLPHRAHLLVHPAYTWLYPQLAVHIAGILQNYPAQALQVVSTDYQPEREEFLNSIAAEDIERRLLMSRSTWPKVRETRNLLEGLQLKDMLPGFSLGNKQPLPEPFQRSENNRDQEPPSTTGWR is encoded by the coding sequence ATGCTCATCCGCCCTGTTCACTACCGCGACCTCGACTCGGTACGCAAGCTTTACGACCAGACCAGCGGCTGTGCGGCCCTGGCCAGTCAGGATGTACTCCAGCCCTTGCGGGGCATCCACCGCCTGTACGGTCCGGTGAAACTTTTGAGCCTGTTCCGCAACCCGATGCAGCATGTCTTCTGCCTGCACGTCGCTCAGCTCGAAGGGCAGATTGTCGGGTTGGTGCAGGTGCGCCCGGTCAACGTCGGCTATACCACCTGGCAGGTCGAGCACATTGCCGTGGCGGACGCTGTGCGCGGCCAGGGCATCGGTACGCAGCTGCTCAGCCATGTCTTCGAGTACTACCGGCCCGAGGCGCGCAACTGGATGGCCGAAGTCGACATCCATAACCGCCAGGCCCTGGCCCTCTATCGGCAAAATGGTTTTCAGTCGCTGGCACAGCTGTGTTACTGGCAGATTTCGCCCGCGATTCTGGCGGATCTAGCCCGCTGCGAGAAGCCGCCGCTCAATTTCTTCAAGCCGGTGAGCAACGCCGATGCAGCCCTGATATGCCAGCTCGATACCGCCACCATGCCGCCCATCGTCCGCCAAATTTTTGATCGCCACCCGAGCGATTTTCACCGCAGCGTCGTCACCCGCACCTTCGAGGCGGCGGTGCGCTCGTTCAACCAGACCCTGCGCGTCGCCCAGTTCGTCTATGAGCCCCAGCGCAAGGCGGCCATCGGCAGCTTCGAACTGATTCTTTCGACGACCGGACTGCTGCCCCACCGTGCCCATTTGCTGGTGCATCCCGCCTACACTTGGCTCTATCCGCAGCTGGCCGTCCACATCGCGGGTATCTTGCAAAATTACCCGGCCCAGGCGCTGCAGGTGGTCTCAACCGACTACCAGCCCGAGCGCGAAGAATTTCTCAACTCGATCGCGGCGGAAGATATCGAGCGCCGTTTGCTGATGTCGCGCTCGACCTGGCCCAAAGTGCGCGAGACGCGCAATCTGCTTGAAGGACTGCAGCTCAAGGACATGCTGCCGGGCTTCTCCCTGGGCAACAAGCAGCCTTTGCCCGAGCCTTTTCAGCGCTCCGAAAACAACCGTGACCAGGAGCCCCCTTCGACGACGGGCTGGCGATGA
- a CDS encoding DUF2949 domain-containing protein: protein MGLVGSEQKELERYLLNNGIVNRRELELAKKVQRAQQGPLPILLWQLSFITLVQLGALLDWSGQLS from the coding sequence GTGGGATTGGTGGGCAGCGAGCAAAAAGAGTTGGAGCGGTACTTGCTCAACAACGGTATCGTCAACCGGCGGGAGCTGGAGTTAGCCAAGAAGGTGCAGCGCGCCCAGCAGGGACCGCTGCCGATCTTGCTGTGGCAGTTGAGCTTTATCACGCTGGTCCAGTTGGGCGCCCTGCTCGACTGGAGCGGTCAACTTTCCTAA
- a CDS encoding PspA/IM30 family protein — MSRSGPKGFVYWLFGERAGRVIVGFWNWLWGRPVEQGGDLSVKVAEQAYRDIQLSVKRLTEAVATQVSAYRRAQQLYQQKVREYQTLEQQALIAKRQGQMDLARQALSKALAVEQILPELQDRVQKAEQYAEAARARLAKEQLQLEEYKSRLQNLKDLNEINNALATMARVSDQYNIDSARSQFEQASSAVQRKKFQVEALNELAENPAQKIEDDLRQLSLDAELDRRLGSLGEPSNPPLRLPERENEPERRQD; from the coding sequence ATGAGCAGGTCAGGTCCAAAGGGCTTTGTCTACTGGTTGTTCGGGGAGCGCGCCGGCCGGGTCATCGTCGGCTTCTGGAACTGGCTGTGGGGCCGACCAGTCGAGCAGGGCGGAGACCTGTCGGTCAAAGTGGCCGAGCAGGCCTACCGCGACATCCAGCTTTCGGTCAAGCGGCTGACCGAGGCAGTGGCCACCCAGGTGAGCGCCTACCGCCGCGCCCAGCAGCTCTACCAGCAAAAAGTGCGCGAGTACCAAACCCTCGAGCAGCAGGCCCTGATCGCCAAGCGCCAGGGGCAGATGGATCTGGCGCGCCAGGCGCTCAGCAAAGCGCTCGCCGTCGAGCAGATCCTCCCGGAGTTACAAGATCGGGTCCAAAAAGCCGAGCAGTACGCCGAGGCGGCCCGCGCCCGCCTTGCCAAGGAGCAGCTGCAGCTTGAGGAATATAAGTCGCGCCTGCAGAACCTCAAAGACCTCAACGAGATCAATAATGCCCTTGCCACGATGGCCCGGGTGAGTGACCAGTACAATATCGACTCGGCCCGCTCCCAGTTCGAGCAGGCGAGTTCCGCCGTGCAGCGCAAAAAATTTCAGGTCGAAGCCCTAAACGAACTGGCCGAGAACCCGGCTCAAAAAATCGAAGACGACCTCAGGCAACTCTCCCTCGACGCCGAACTCGACCGCCGCCTCGGTTCATTGGGCGAGCCGTCCAATCCGCCTTTGAGGCTACCCGAGCGCGAAAACGAACCCGAACGCCGCCAGGACTGA
- a CDS encoding DUF1815 family protein — protein MFYRLSEQYRYFVRDLIVNLQALSIVMERRGYLVSCYTCGEEADSACFMVSMGNEMIRFLVSDQGIVWTEICDDAELVRLEGAEAIARLQELADLIKQGLMEPAQPLSAPLSSL, from the coding sequence GTGTTCTACAGATTGTCTGAGCAGTACCGCTACTTTGTTCGCGACCTGATCGTCAATTTGCAGGCACTTTCGATCGTCATGGAGCGCCGGGGTTATCTGGTCTCCTGCTACACCTGCGGGGAGGAGGCCGATAGCGCTTGCTTCATGGTGAGCATGGGCAATGAGATGATCCGCTTTTTGGTGTCCGACCAGGGCATCGTCTGGACCGAAATTTGCGACGACGCCGAACTGGTGCGCCTGGAGGGGGCCGAGGCGATTGCCAGGTTGCAGGAGTTGGCCGATCTGATCAAGCAGGGATTGATGGAGCCTGCTCAGCCGCTTTCAGCGCCCCTGTCCTCCCTATAA
- the moaC gene encoding cyclic pyranopterin monophosphate synthase MoaC: protein MEAIGRSFRLQPLSHIDTAGQAHMVDVTAKQASERVAVAEARVCMAASTFEAILAGNAPKGDVLATARIAGIMAAKRTGDLIPLCHPLPIGAVHIEIIPQSEPPGFCLQATVKTQASTGVEMEALTAAAVAALTLYDMAKALQKDMTIEGVRLLRKSGGRSGDYVLGPEP, encoded by the coding sequence ATGGAGGCGATTGGGCGGAGTTTTCGTTTGCAGCCGCTTTCCCACATCGATACCGCCGGGCAGGCCCATATGGTGGATGTCACGGCCAAGCAAGCCAGTGAGCGCGTCGCCGTCGCCGAGGCGAGAGTGTGCATGGCGGCAAGCACCTTCGAGGCGATTCTGGCGGGCAACGCCCCCAAGGGGGACGTGCTCGCCACCGCCCGCATCGCCGGGATCATGGCCGCCAAGCGCACGGGCGATTTGATTCCGCTGTGCCACCCGTTACCGATCGGCGCGGTGCACATCGAGATTATCCCCCAGAGTGAGCCGCCCGGATTCTGCCTGCAGGCAACGGTCAAGACCCAGGCTTCGACCGGCGTCGAGATGGAGGCCCTCACCGCCGCCGCCGTCGCGGCCCTCACCCTCTACGACATGGCCAAGGCTCTACAAAAGGACATGACCATCGAAGGGGTGCGGCTGCTGCGCAAGTCCGGGGGCCGCTCCGGCGATTACGTGCTTGGGCCTGAACCTTAA
- the tal gene encoding transaldolase produces the protein MADNPLIHLHDFGQSVWIDDLRRDMITTGELQRLIEAEGVRGLTSNPAIFEKAIVGSAAYDEQIRAARGQSVDAVYENLVVKDIQDAADLFRPLYESSEGADGYVSLEVSPYLARDTEGTIREAHHLWERVGRPNLMIKVPGTAEGIPAIEALIAAGINVNVTLLFARAAYAEAAEAYLRGLERHAGPLERIASVASFFLSRIDTAVDDLLQVQLDAADAVQGERLKSLQGRVAIANAKLAYRQFQQIFESERFAALAARGAKPQRLLWASTGTKNPDYRDVRYVEELVGPATVNTMPPATLKACADHCELRPSLEAGLADAERTLAELAAVGIDLDKVTADLLADGLAKFTAPFDKLLASLRAKTEAVVAG, from the coding sequence ATGGCTGACAATCCTCTTATCCATCTGCACGATTTTGGCCAGAGCGTCTGGATAGACGATCTGCGCCGCGACATGATCACTACCGGCGAATTGCAGCGGCTGATCGAAGCGGAGGGGGTGCGTGGCCTCACCTCCAACCCCGCCATCTTCGAAAAGGCAATCGTGGGCAGCGCCGCCTACGACGAACAGATTCGCGCCGCCCGCGGTCAATCGGTGGACGCCGTTTACGAAAACCTGGTCGTCAAAGACATTCAAGATGCCGCCGATTTGTTCCGGCCCCTATACGAATCGTCCGAGGGGGCGGACGGGTACGTCAGTCTTGAAGTCTCACCGTATCTAGCCCGCGACACCGAGGGCACGATCCGCGAGGCCCATCACCTCTGGGAGCGCGTCGGGCGGCCCAATTTGATGATCAAGGTGCCGGGAACCGCCGAGGGTATCCCGGCGATCGAGGCGCTGATCGCCGCGGGCATCAACGTCAACGTGACGCTGCTGTTTGCGCGGGCGGCCTACGCGGAGGCTGCCGAAGCTTACCTGCGCGGTCTGGAGCGCCACGCAGGTCCGCTCGAGCGGATCGCTTCGGTGGCGAGCTTCTTTTTGAGCCGCATCGACACCGCCGTCGATGATCTGCTGCAAGTCCAGCTTGACGCTGCCGATGCCGTGCAAGGCGAACGCCTGAAGTCGCTGCAGGGCCGTGTGGCGATCGCCAACGCCAAACTGGCCTACCGCCAGTTCCAGCAGATCTTCGAAAGTGAGCGCTTCGCAGCGCTTGCCGCCCGGGGCGCCAAACCCCAGCGCCTGCTGTGGGCGAGCACCGGCACCAAGAACCCCGACTACCGCGACGTGCGCTACGTCGAGGAACTCGTAGGGCCGGCGACTGTCAACACGATGCCCCCGGCGACCCTCAAAGCCTGCGCCGATCACTGCGAACTGCGCCCCAGCCTGGAGGCAGGCCTCGCGGACGCCGAGCGGACGCTGGCCGAACTTGCAGCGGTGGGCATCGATCTCGACAAAGTCACAGCGGATCTGCTCGCCGATGGCCTGGCCAAGTTCACCGCCCCCTTCGACAAGCTGCTTGCCAGTTTGCGGGCCAAAACCGAGGCGGTGGTCGCCGGTTAA
- a CDS encoding Kelch repeat-containing protein codes for MNFQPGSSSLPGGYLKDTGAGYDESRKFGWVREDSLTSATPAPINISPNARDRKIGGIDPRLNTLQHMDFPPGNTDPTAVKVPAAWQYALPNGSYSVQLSVGDPAYTNSQHSLNAEGVPAIDRYQPTTALPFKQVLVQTEVTDGTLTLDSIGGTNTKINSVEIASYPGFDAIAWQTKTAAPINRSEAQGAMVSGKLYVFGGYTDTTFKPSVRSDLYDPDGNTWKQIANLPISTTHAGTAVVGADVYLAGGYIGKENGGQTFATTNVWKYNVNSNTWSALPPLPQARGSGALVMLGNRLHFFGGADVNRKDKGEHWYLPLNGGTAWTSAAPLPNPRSHMGYAALGGKIYAVGGQYGFDANLVAQNFVDVWDPASPGAWTRVAGLPEPRGHISASTLVVGNRILVIGGQQFNGSSEADVFAYDPLSNAWSVLTPLPAKRHSGVAGNVGTQMYYTGGNLTANLWQGKAALAVSLPAGQWAEPQDDGIAAMEH; via the coding sequence GTGAACTTTCAGCCGGGCTCCTCCAGCCTGCCGGGTGGTTACCTCAAAGACACCGGTGCGGGCTACGACGAGAGCCGCAAGTTCGGTTGGGTGCGCGAGGACAGTCTGACATCCGCGACCCCGGCACCTATCAATATTTCGCCCAATGCCCGCGACCGCAAAATCGGCGGCATCGATCCGCGGCTCAATACTTTGCAGCACATGGATTTTCCGCCGGGCAACACCGACCCGACGGCGGTCAAAGTCCCGGCCGCCTGGCAGTACGCTTTGCCGAACGGTTCCTACAGTGTTCAGCTCAGCGTCGGCGATCCCGCCTATACCAATAGTCAGCACAGCCTCAACGCCGAAGGCGTCCCGGCCATCGACCGCTACCAACCCACCACCGCGCTGCCCTTCAAGCAGGTGCTTGTGCAAACGGAGGTCACAGACGGCACCTTGACCCTCGATTCGATCGGGGGCACCAATACCAAAATCAACAGCGTCGAGATTGCCAGCTACCCCGGTTTCGATGCGATTGCCTGGCAGACAAAAACCGCCGCCCCGATCAACCGCTCCGAGGCGCAAGGGGCGATGGTCTCAGGCAAGCTCTACGTCTTTGGCGGCTACACCGACACCACTTTCAAACCCTCGGTTCGCTCGGATCTCTACGATCCGGACGGCAACACCTGGAAGCAAATTGCCAACCTGCCCATCTCCACCACCCACGCCGGTACAGCGGTGGTCGGCGCCGACGTGTATCTGGCGGGCGGCTACATCGGCAAAGAAAATGGCGGCCAGACCTTTGCCACCACCAACGTCTGGAAGTACAACGTCAACTCGAACACCTGGAGCGCTCTGCCGCCTCTGCCGCAGGCGCGCGGTTCTGGGGCGTTGGTCATGTTGGGCAACCGGCTGCACTTTTTTGGAGGAGCCGACGTCAACCGCAAAGACAAGGGCGAGCACTGGTATCTGCCGCTCAACGGCGGTACTGCCTGGACAAGCGCGGCCCCTCTGCCCAATCCGCGCTCGCACATGGGGTACGCAGCCTTGGGAGGCAAAATCTACGCCGTGGGCGGCCAGTACGGCTTCGACGCCAATTTGGTCGCCCAGAACTTTGTAGATGTGTGGGATCCCGCTTCCCCTGGGGCGTGGACGCGGGTGGCGGGCTTACCCGAGCCGCGCGGCCATATTTCCGCCTCGACTCTCGTGGTGGGCAACCGCATCCTCGTCATCGGCGGACAGCAATTCAATGGCTCCTCCGAGGCCGACGTATTCGCCTACGACCCGCTCAGCAACGCCTGGTCGGTTCTCACCCCTCTGCCTGCCAAGCGCCACTCGGGGGTGGCGGGCAACGTCGGCACCCAGATGTACTACACCGGTGGTAACCTGACCGCGAATCTCTGGCAGGGGAAAGCGGCACTGGCGGTGTCCTTGCCGGCAGGGCAGTGGGCCGAACCACAGGACGATGGTATCGCCGCGATGGAGCACTAA
- a CDS encoding glutathione S-transferase family protein — MPLGRLVEGRWVVEEKDRDTEGKFNRTATTFRHQITRDGSSGFKAEPNRYHLYVSLACPWAHRTLILRKLKSLEAVIGVSIVDAEIRDNGWSFGQEPGSLPDSVNGARYLWEVYCKADPQYTGKVTVPVLWDKFTNTIVNNESREIIRMFDTEFAALAATDADFYPEDRRGQIDQTIDAIYQPINNGVYRSGFATSQRAYEEAVGELFAALDHWEQVLSTRRYLCGERVTEADWCFFTTLLRFDAVYHGHFKCNLRRIVDYPNLWNYLKDLYQQPGVAETCNLDHIKRHYYRSHTNINPTAIVPAGPIVDFAAPHDRERLG, encoded by the coding sequence ATGCCGCTGGGAAGGTTAGTAGAAGGGCGCTGGGTCGTCGAAGAGAAGGACCGGGACACAGAAGGCAAATTCAACCGCACTGCGACTACGTTTCGCCACCAAATCACCCGCGATGGCAGTAGCGGTTTTAAGGCCGAGCCAAACCGTTACCATCTGTACGTCTCTCTGGCTTGCCCCTGGGCGCACCGCACGCTCATCTTGCGTAAACTCAAAAGCCTGGAGGCAGTCATTGGCGTGTCCATCGTCGATGCTGAGATCCGCGACAACGGCTGGAGCTTCGGCCAGGAGCCAGGATCGCTGCCTGACAGCGTCAATGGGGCGCGCTATCTCTGGGAAGTCTACTGCAAGGCGGACCCCCAGTACACCGGCAAAGTAACGGTGCCGGTACTGTGGGACAAGTTCACCAACACCATCGTCAACAACGAATCGCGCGAGATTATCCGCATGTTCGACACCGAATTTGCCGCCCTCGCCGCGACCGACGCCGATTTTTATCCCGAGGACCGGCGCGGGCAGATCGACCAAACCATCGACGCGATTTACCAGCCTATCAATAACGGTGTTTATCGCTCCGGTTTCGCCACCAGCCAGCGCGCCTACGAAGAAGCCGTGGGCGAATTGTTCGCCGCCCTCGACCATTGGGAGCAGGTGCTCTCGACCCGGCGCTACCTGTGCGGCGAGCGCGTCACCGAGGCCGACTGGTGCTTCTTTACGACCCTGCTGCGCTTCGATGCGGTCTACCATGGCCACTTCAAATGCAACCTGCGGCGCATCGTCGATTATCCGAACCTCTGGAACTACCTCAAAGACCTCTACCAGCAGCCGGGGGTGGCCGAGACCTGCAACCTCGACCACATCAAGCGCCACTACTACCGCAGCCACACCAACATCAACCCCACCGCCATCGTGCCTGCCGGACCGATCGTCGACTTTGCCGCTCCCCACGACCGCGAGCGCCTGGGTTAG
- a CDS encoding DUF883 family protein: protein MENKPNYGDFSSYLPHDNPSVGADDPEKHNPDAAHRQAPPATESTGTVQVKERIDEALHQTAGKLHDLAQKLESYGESGSQTGKVTEKVAGGLHRGAEYLEKANVDDLGNRVTETIRKQPLASLGIAFGVGFVIARLLRR from the coding sequence ATGGAAAACAAGCCCAACTACGGCGATTTTTCTTCTTACTTGCCCCACGACAACCCGAGCGTGGGCGCCGATGACCCTGAGAAGCACAACCCCGATGCCGCTCATCGCCAGGCACCGCCCGCAACCGAGAGTACCGGTACCGTACAGGTCAAGGAGCGCATCGACGAAGCCCTCCACCAGACCGCCGGCAAGCTGCATGATCTTGCTCAAAAGCTCGAAAGCTACGGCGAGTCCGGCTCCCAGACCGGCAAAGTCACCGAAAAGGTGGCGGGTGGTCTGCACCGGGGAGCAGAGTACCTTGAAAAGGCCAACGTCGACGATCTGGGCAACCGGGTGACGGAGACGATCCGCAAGCAGCCTCTGGCCAGCCTCGGGATCGCCTTCGGCGTTGGTTTTGTGATCGCCCGCTTGTTGCGGAGGTAA
- a CDS encoding phage holin family protein yields the protein MQRQSEANLGLLMGQLVSQVEQLLSAHLRLARQELAADGKQFATQSGGIVIGGILAVLGVAFVGLALIRGLEIWLAPWLAALIVAALFLGGGGLIALSSVQRLGKIDQLGRTREETQETIAWLTRKQ from the coding sequence ATGCAGCGGCAATCCGAAGCAAACCTTGGCCTGCTGATGGGCCAGCTCGTCTCGCAGGTCGAGCAGCTGTTATCGGCCCATCTGCGCCTGGCTCGCCAGGAACTGGCGGCCGACGGCAAACAATTCGCCACGCAGTCCGGCGGCATCGTGATTGGCGGCATCCTTGCCGTTCTCGGCGTCGCCTTCGTCGGTCTGGCCTTGATCCGTGGGCTTGAAATCTGGCTTGCCCCCTGGCTTGCCGCTTTGATCGTCGCCGCGCTGTTTCTGGGCGGCGGCGGACTCATTGCCCTTTCGTCGGTGCAACGTCTGGGCAAAATCGATCAACTTGGCCGCACCAGAGAAGAAACCCAGGAGACCATCGCATGGCTGACCCGCAAGCAATAA